The following are from one region of the Paenibacillus sp. KS-LC4 genome:
- a CDS encoding HIT domain-containing protein — MNHDSCVFCRPELEARQRAILSNESCIFYQMPQDILIGSGLIVPRQHRENVFELTEQEWADTYQLVHKVKAHLDELHQPDGYNLQWNTQGAAGQHLFHSHLHIIPRFADEPLAGKDLRSFLGKEDNRRPSLAANAFQHGTPIK, encoded by the coding sequence ATGAATCACGATTCATGCGTATTTTGCAGGCCAGAGCTAGAGGCGCGGCAGCGAGCTATATTAAGCAATGAAAGCTGCATCTTTTACCAAATGCCTCAGGACATTTTAATTGGCTCCGGTTTGATTGTACCGCGGCAGCACCGTGAAAATGTTTTTGAGCTGACGGAGCAGGAGTGGGCCGATACTTATCAGCTTGTACATAAGGTGAAGGCGCATTTAGATGAGCTGCATCAGCCAGATGGCTATAATTTGCAGTGGAATACGCAAGGCGCAGCAGGACAGCATCTGTTTCATTCTCATTTGCATATCATACCGAGATTTGCCGACGAGCCGCTGGCAGGCAAGGATTTGCGCAGCTTTTTGGGTAAAGAGGATAATCGCAGGCCCAGCTTGGCGGCCAATGCCTTCCAGCATGGAACTCCTATTAAATAG
- a CDS encoding DNA alkylation repair protein: MAQTIREELLLRAEADYQKFAASLIPNISNVMGVRLPALRKLAAEIAKGDWRSYLAEADDEFFEEVMLQGMVIGLVKTDMEELQRYIADFVPKIDNWSVCDSFCAGLKVTKKHSQEIWDFIQPYFASEQEYDLRFAAVMLLHFYVNEEYIERVLQRLDQIDHPAYYVKMAVAWAVSICYIKQPEPTMVYLKNNALDTFTYNKALQKITESYRIDPDTKAMIRSMKRKVVKS; the protein is encoded by the coding sequence ATGGCACAAACGATACGGGAAGAGCTGTTATTGCGGGCAGAGGCAGACTATCAAAAGTTTGCTGCGTCATTGATACCGAATATTAGCAATGTAATGGGTGTTCGGCTGCCGGCGCTGCGTAAGCTTGCGGCAGAAATTGCGAAGGGGGACTGGCGCTCCTATTTGGCGGAGGCGGACGATGAATTTTTCGAGGAAGTCATGCTGCAAGGCATGGTTATTGGCCTCGTGAAGACGGATATGGAGGAGCTTCAGCGCTATATCGCCGATTTTGTGCCGAAAATTGATAATTGGTCGGTCTGCGATAGCTTTTGTGCGGGGCTGAAGGTGACCAAAAAACATTCGCAGGAAATATGGGATTTTATTCAGCCGTATTTTGCATCGGAGCAGGAATATGATTTGCGTTTTGCCGCGGTTATGCTGCTTCATTTTTATGTGAATGAGGAATATATTGAGCGGGTGCTTCAGCGGCTTGATCAGATTGATCATCCTGCCTATTATGTGAAAATGGCGGTGGCATGGGCGGTATCCATCTGCTACATCAAGCAACCGGAACCGACGATGGTCTATTTGAAAAATAATGCGCTCGATACGTTCACGTATAACAAAGCGCTGCAAAAAATAACCGAATCGTACCGCATCGATCCGGATACGAAAGCGATGATCCGCAGCATGAAGCGGAAAGTTGTGAAAAGCTAA